AACGCTTTTTCCGCTATGCGGCGGTAGCCAGCCAGAGTAAAACGGGCAGTCCGATGATTCCCAGTACGCCGGGACAAATGGCGTTGGCTGAGCTTTTGCAAAAGGATTTGACTGAGCTGGGCCTGAAGGAGATTAAACTGACCCAGCAAGCCATACTTACCGCCAAGTTGCCGGCCAGTCTGCCGTCGGATGCAGCGGGCAGCATTCCGGCCATCGGCTTTCTGGCGCATTTGGATACGGTGGACGTCAGCCTGTGCCCTGACGTAAAACCGCGAGTGGTCAAACAATATGACGGCAGCGACATTTTGCTGAATCAAGAACAGACTATCTGGCTGAAAACAGCCGACCATAAAGAAATCCTAAACTATATCGGCCAGGATATCATTGTTTCCGACGGCACAAGCGTACTGGGCGCCGACAATAAGGCCGCCATTTCCTCAATCATGGTGGCCTTGGAGTATTTTCAGACGGAAAAGCCTGATCACGGCGATATCTATATCGCTTTCGTTCCCGATGAGGAAGTCGGCTTATGCGGCTCCAAAGCTATGGATTTAGCTGATTTCCCCGTTGCCTTCGCTTATACTATTGACTCCTGCGAATTAGGGGAAGTGGTATATGAAACCTTCAACGCCGGCAATATGGAAATCGCGATCAAAGGGGTGCCGGCTCACCCTATGTCCTCCAAGGGAGTCATGGTCAACCCTGTGCTGGTTGCCAATGATATCATCAACCATTTTGACGCCAAAGACACGCCGGAGCATACCGACGGCAAGCAGGGTTACTTCTGGGTGAAGCGTGTTGCCGCCAATGCGAATGATGCCCATCTTACCATTAACATTCGCGATTTTGATCAGACACTCTATGAGGCCAGAAAAACCTATCTGGCTGATTTGATGAAACTGATCACCGCTAAGCACCCGAAAGCGCGGATTTCATACGAAATAACCGATACCTACAGCAATATTGCCGACTCGTTAGACGCCGACAGCCGGCAATGCATTGATTTTATTTATCAGGCCATGGCGAATCTTTCGATTACGCCCAAAACGATTGCCATGCGGGGAGGCACCGACGGCTCCGCTCTGTCAGCCAGAGGATTGCCTACTCCC
This genomic interval from Acetonema longum DSM 6540 contains the following:
- the pepT gene encoding peptidase T encodes the protein MSTFNFKTKLVERFFRYAAVASQSKTGSPMIPSTPGQMALAELLQKDLTELGLKEIKLTQQAILTAKLPASLPSDAAGSIPAIGFLAHLDTVDVSLCPDVKPRVVKQYDGSDILLNQEQTIWLKTADHKEILNYIGQDIIVSDGTSVLGADNKAAISSIMVALEYFQTEKPDHGDIYIAFVPDEEVGLCGSKAMDLADFPVAFAYTIDSCELGEVVYETFNAGNMEIAIKGVPAHPMSSKGVMVNPVLVANDIINHFDAKDTPEHTDGKQGYFWVKRVAANANDAHLTINIRDFDQTLYEARKTYLADLMKLITAKHPKARISYEITDTYSNIADSLDADSRQCIDFIYQAMANLSITPKTIAMRGGTDGSALSARGLPTPNFFTGAHNFHSNCEFLPVDSFEKSCRMVLEIAKLVCKRG